In Setaria italica strain Yugu1 chromosome IX, Setaria_italica_v2.0, whole genome shotgun sequence, the genomic stretch TATATTTTTGCCTCTTTCTCAAATGCTTACCCTATGGACCTTCAAGATGCTGTCTCTTATCATGTAATTCTCGTTTTGGTTTGCCTATCAAGATGCAGATATCGGAAGTTGCATTGTTTACAACAAGTAATGAAATAATTGTCGATGTCATGCAGTACCTTGTGTAGAATAGATGATATTATGCGGGTTGGCTGTCTTTTTTCAGTTAGTGATGAAAAGATAGCACAGTGACATGGGCAGCTGAGTCATTCGGTTGTTGAATAGTCATCTCAGATGGATACAATTAGCTCGTTGAACCAATTTTTTAATTAGAATTTTGGTAACTGTGAACCATGTAGTCAGTGGAAGAATTATTGAATATAGTGCTTTCCTATAGTACATGTAGGATTTTTATTTCAGCCGCAAAAGGTGCACTATGGGACATATTTGTTTCAGGACAATGCCTTGGGATCTTCGGACCCACAGCTTCTGCATGCATTAGACACTGCCAAAAGAAGTAACTGCTTATGGAATGAATGAGAAAAATAACATTATAAAAGCATCCAACGAAGCTGAAGTGTTGTGTTTTTATGTATCCTAGATACTAAGTACCATATGTTTGAGAATCATGGACACTCATGTTTTATTGCCAGAGAGAAAAACTTGTGGCTGAGATCATTGTATAATCCAAAGTAAAACAGcatgtttctttcctttttctttggtCATGTGAGATATTCATTTGTAGGTGGATCAAAAGCACACATCATTGAAAGATCAACTTGCTGCAGTGACACCTCTCTTGGAAGAGCTTAGggcaaagaaagaagaaagaatcaAACAGATCTCAAATGTGCAATCTCAGATTGAGAAGATAAAAGCACAAATTTCTGATCACAGTTATCAGAACAATGATGGTTCTGTCAAACATCTTAATGATGATCATGACTTGTCAACCAGAAGAATTTCGGATCTTCAAATGCAATTGCGGAATCTACAGAAAGAAAAGGTAACGCTGATCTTAGCTTAAATGTTTATTTGTGGAACTTGCTTTGGTTCAATATATTTGATAAATATAGGTTGGTCGATCGAAATTGTTTAACAGTAACTAATCTCTTTCTTGGCTATGCTATATAAGTCGAAGAAAATTAAGTTTCAACCTTTTCGTTTTTGTTCAGTCTGATCGTCTTCAGAAGGTCTTCATTTATGTGGATGAAGTGCACTGCCTATGTGCGGTGCTTGGGATGGATTTTGCAAATACTGTAAAAGAGGTGCATCCAAGTTTGCATGGAACCAACTCTGAAAATTCAACGAATATCAGTGATAGTACTCTTGAAGGTCTTACTCAGACTATCCTGAAGCTCAAAGCTGAAAAGAAGACAAGAGTTTTGAAGGTGATTCCTTGGCGTAGAATTGGACCTGTAgctcttttttgttttgttagCTTCTCTAACGATTTGGTCGATGTGTTCAGTTGCAAGAGATTGTAGAAAAACTTCACAAATTGTGGAATCTGATGGAGTCAGCTGAACAAGAGAGGAGACAATTTGCCAAAGTAGCTGCTGTTCTTGGATCTTCTGAGGAAGAGATCACTTCTCCTGGCATCCTGTCATTGGAGACAATTCAGGAGGTAACCATCTGTGAGATAATTGTTTATTTGCAAAGTGATTCAATTCTCAcaatttattatttttgttttattattGGATTCTTTAGACAGAAGAGGAAGTTGAAAGGCTAACTAAACAAAAAGCTAGTAGAATGAAGGAGCTTGTTCTCAAGAAGAGGTTAGAACTAGAAGACGTCTGCAGAAATGCACATATGGAGCCTGATATGAATACAGCACCAGAGAAGATCATTGCATTGATTGATTCTGGTATGTGTGCTGACACAAAATTGGAACTTGCTGATGGTCAATTTTTGAATAATCTAAGAACATTCCACATTCAGGTTTAGTGGATCCTTGCGAACTCCTTTCCAGCATTGAAGTACAAATAGCAAAAGCAAATGAAGAGTCCTTAACAAGGAAAGATATCATGGAGAGAGTAGATAAATGGCTATCAGCTTGTGATGAAGAGACTTGGCTTGAGGAATATAACCAAGTAAGATTCTTTTCTTCATTAAAAGATTAGGGTGCGTCCATTGGATATGGTTTCAGCCTTTCCTTTCTTGACATGTTAGTACTGGACTTTCAGATTGGCTTAACAAAATATAATTTAATCTCAGTATACTTTATTTTGTTAATGATGTCTTCAATGTTTACTTGTGTCCTTCTGCAGGATGATAACAGGTATAGCGCTGGCAGGGGTGCCCACCTGAATCTCAAGCGTGCAGAAAAGGCAAGGATACTTGTGCAAAAGATTCCAAGTGAGTCTTCGTTTCCCCAGCTGCTATTACTGTTAACTTCAGTTGAACATGCTGCTGCATCATGGCACTACCAGTGGGATTAAATCTAGCAGTTCTAGATACAAAGTTGTTGGTGTAACTCTGCTGTGTACTCCTAACTCAACCTACTCGACTTTTCCTATATAGATCTGCTTACTTGCTTTGTAGAGTGATCATAAACTGCTCTTTTTTCTGCAGCTATGATTGACAACTTGATAGCCAAAACTTTCGCATGGGAGGATGAAAGAAATGTGCCATTTTTATATGACGGAGTAAGTTGCTGTATCAACCATATTTATAATGAATCAGGTTGAGTAGTTTTGTTCCATATAGTAAAGGAATATTGAATTTGTGTGTGAAGGTTCGTTTGGTCGCCATTTTGGAAGAGCAAAAACTCAGAAGGGCACAAAGGGAGGAAGACAAGAGACGCTGCCGGGTAGAAATTAATATCCTTCCTTTTGTCATTGCAACCACAAGAGCTCCTGCACATATAATTACTGACTGAACCTTTATTACAGGACCAGAAGAAGCTGCAGAGTTTATTGCTTAAGGAGAAGGAGTTGATTTTCGGGTCCAAACCTAGTCCCAAAAAGACAAACAGCTTCAATAGGAGGACGAGCAGCCACCATTCAAATGGAAATGGCACTGGATTCATGACCCCAGTGCCCCGCCGAGTTTCAGCTGGCAGTGCCACCCCGGAGCTTCTAACCCCACGCTCATATTCTGGCCGGTACAACAACTACTTCAAGGACAACAGGCGTCTGACAGCCACACCACTGAACTTCTCAGCGGTTTCCAAGGATGATAGCATGTCATCCTTCGCCTCCATTAGCGGCTCGGAACCTGATTCACCATTGTATTTGCACTAAGTGTGAGAACTCTGAGGTTTTTGTTGCAGTGCTTTCCATGATGTTTCATCGCTTAAAGCTTTGCTGATCCTGGTTTTCGATTGGTTTCAGGTTGGTCAGGGAAGAGACTTCTTGGTGAGGAGTATGAATAGCCTCAAGATTGGACCAGTGTGTGGTAGCTGTTAACATTGCTGATGAGTGACGACAGATTGTGACAAAATTTAGGTGAAATTGCTTGTAGATATAATTTCTAACATTCATGGTTCTGCTCTATTTCCAAATTTAAGTCGTTTGGTTAGGAAATATGTGAATGGGATAAGCTGTGCAATGTAATTGTTTCGTGCTGTGTGTGCTCTCTTCCCCTCCCCCTTCTTGGAGTTCTGTACTACAGGTCAGGCATGTTTTGCAAGTGAAGAAAGGCTTGATTTTTGTCGAAAAGGATGTTGCATTTCAGCCTTACAAACTACAGCATGTGTACTCTTATCTATTGGATCACAGCTGGTGTGCTTTATGGGAATCTAACGCTCATCTTTTTGTCAGAGCAAGAAGTGTCTTGCCTGTTGGATCTCAGTTCACACATGCAGCCAATCGAGCACATGGATCTCCATGTTACGCTTCATTTGATACTGTACCCGGATcaagttttaaaaaaaagatattgtACCCAGATCTTCAGTAGCAGGATGGGTTGctggttcaaacttcaaaggtGATTACTACCCGTAATATCCACATTTTGTTATGATCAACATCGGCTAGTTCCGATGGCCAACGAAATTAGTAGCTAAGGGAAAATGAAACTGAATAAAAAGAACTGGAAATGCAAAGAGAAATTAGGGAAAGAAGGATGGTTTATCGCATTCATCTTGGGCGTGGGTTTCCCAGAAATGATCCAAATTACTGACATTCCAAGTAGAATCACCAGAAAGTATTTTTGTACAAGTTGCCAACAAGACTTCTCGTTCAGGTGAAACTGTGTAAGCACTTGCATCACCATCCAACCTATCTAGTCGTTTTTAGAGTCCTCGCCCTTCTCTACTACAAACAGAGAAGCTGCATATGCACCTTGATTCAGTCTAGCCCCTAGAACACAACCTAACCTTGTGTACAAACATAGGAGGGCCTAGATGAGGTACAAAACTCTGCTATCCAACACATTCTTCCCACATGGTATCTGCAAAATAACATACAACAGGATGATAGAAAGTTAAGCATTCAGAAAACAATACTAAAACAAATAGTTCCATAATCAATGAAGGAGAAAGGGGGATATATGCTGTGTGGTATGTGGTATGATAATCAACCTAACTGGAGTTGTGCAATCCAGCTTGTCAATAGGCAAAAGCTCATAATGTTGTCAGtgttttctcttttcctttcagaATTCTCTGAACAAGAATTACCAAGAAAAAGTTGCACTTCGAAAGGCCAGTACCCTTAACACAAACCATTATAATAGTTCTCATCACAAGAATTACTAACTTTACCTGTCAATTTGCAAACAGCCCATCGTTTATTCCGGTTGTATTAGTTTGGTaacaaataaatataaggaTTGATTATTTTATCAGTGACCATAATACTACTGGTAATACGATTATCAACTGGCAAGCATATGCATATCAGAAATACCAACCTTCAGGTGTGGTTCAGGACTCCAGCTGAACTTTTTTTGTCATGCTAGTTTATAGATATATAGTACCAATACACGCATTTGTGTCTCAGTTAATTAGCATCATTCATTTGGAATGGGCACCGTAGGATactacgtactccctccgttccaaattataggtcatcttagtttgttctaagtcaaacttatctaactttgactaagtttatagaaaaatatataaacacTTAcaatatcaaaaaaaaaagacactaTCAAGATGTATTTCATGGTCACTAGTTTGGCATTGTAGATATTTGTGTATTTtcctataaatttggtcaaagctAGATAAGTTTGACTTAGAGCAAAGCTGAAgcgatttataatttggaacggagggagtaggctACTTATATGAGAATAATATACTTGTCAAATTAGTTGGCTATAATGTCCCTGTAGCTAGACCAGCAAACTC encodes the following:
- the LOC101755542 gene encoding 65-kDa microtubule-associated protein 6, with the translated sequence MGEMVMAGYGLDKAVRASVSFDTPCGALLRELEQIWTEIGEREQDKDRMFLELETECMRVYRRKVDSASAERAQLRQSLMAKEAELKALVASIGENTTQFKVDQKHTSLKDQLAAVTPLLEELRAKKEERIKQISNVQSQIEKIKAQISDHSYQNNDGSVKHLNDDHDLSTRRISDLQMQLRNLQKEKSDRLQKVFIYVDEVHCLCAVLGMDFANTVKEVHPSLHGTNSENSTNISDSTLEGLTQTILKLKAEKKTRVLKLQEIVEKLHKLWNLMESAEQERRQFAKVAAVLGSSEEEITSPGILSLETIQETEEEVERLTKQKASRMKELVLKKRLELEDVCRNAHMEPDMNTAPEKIIALIDSGLVDPCELLSSIEVQIAKANEESLTRKDIMERVDKWLSACDEETWLEEYNQDDNRYSAGRGAHLNLKRAEKARILVQKIPTMIDNLIAKTFAWEDERNVPFLYDGVRLVAILEEQKLRRAQREEDKRRCRDQKKLQSLLLKEKELIFGSKPSPKKTNSFNRRTSSHHSNGNGTGFMTPVPRRVSAGSATPELLTPRSYSGRYNNYFKDNRRLTATPLNFSAVSKDDSMSSFASISGSEPDSPLYLH